aactctttttttttttcttcttttctcctttttcttttaaagaaccTTATCATTTAAAAGATGGAGTACTATTTTGAATGAGTAAGataatttaagaataaattatttcaaaaactATAATTGACAaacttaatttgtaatttattgcaacacaacacaacaattAAGTCTagaagtaaaataataattttttcctagaataaaatacataaacatgaaaaatttgcattttctactaaagaattttttaaaagttaacaaaatataataatgacCATATTTAGCTTATGTAAGAATTATAAAATGTAtctaatttcatattttaatttaagtgtatatgtgtgtgaaattcaCTCTTGAATACTTAAATCGTAGTCCTTACCctccacacctcacaagcacctatacttgtggagtgaccattacGCTAAGGGTGCACGGTGGTCTAATTATGCATACTTCAAAACTATACAAAATGTGTGTGCGGGTTCTTGTTTTGGACAGTACCCAAACCCAATAGAAACAATGATCCTAGGCCTCCAATGAATTTTATACTTGTTGTTTGGTAGACTGGACTTGGTTTATCGCAGCTATATTGTGCTGATGACGAACTAAGTTTTGCACAAAACATGGGCCTACAATATATACATATCCATACATACAAACATAtacatattgtaaaataaatggCTAAAGAACAgtaaggaaataaagaaaaaacatgtAAGGACATCTGAGATCCTTAGAAGATAATGTGATATGTCATTATATTGAGTTTCATTACATTGGACCCTATTTCTCATTGGGATATGTCACAAGGTTCAAATAAGTTCAATAGTTATAGACTTAGAGAGCTCTTTGTAGGCTTCCAAGACTTGTGAGGTTTGAATCCTCTTGAATCAAAGTGTATCCTCTAGCACTTATCTTTTGATCCCTCATAGTGTTTCcctctcttttctattttttgaggtTTAAATGAGTCTTTTAAAAGCTCTTTTTGCTCTGATTAATTGTTGTTAAATAATCTTTGCGGATGGCTCGATTCCTCTTTTATAGTATCTTCCTAGGGTTTTGGCGTGCTATTGATTCCCTTCATTTGTTGCCCTGGGTACTAAAATCAATATTGTGTCAGTAGCATTGGTGATTGGTCATTTTCTCACTACattctttttttgagattttcCCCCAAAAAGTCTCCAGCTGGCTTTCCTCTTTTAGGGGGTCTTGAGGGGTGACTTTTGATCTCCTTTCCCAAGGCTTCTAGAGAGACATATTCAGACCCCTCATTTTGGCTGCTTCActctttatcattttctttaaataggCAGATTCCCTTCTATCAAGCTGAAAGATTCCTGGCCACCTTCTTGCTTTTCCCAAGGTACCGAGCTTCTTTTAACCAAGTGTTGATTTCTAAGTcatcagctttttttttttttttccctgagtCATGAGCGGTTGATGGGACATGTCTATCTTCGTTCCTTGTGTCCATAAGCATGCTTTATTGAGTTATCCAATTCCCAACTGCTTCTTTCCTACATTTCCCGAGGATCCCCCCTAGTTCTGGCAGTTCTAAGATGTCCTGGTCCAGTCTCTATATAGGCTCCTTAGGGGTTCTTCTCACAAAGGCTAAGCCAAActtcttctactttttcttcttttttctaagGTTTAGGGCTTGTCCATTCATGAGTTTGGACTTCTTTTTACTCATTTTAAATGGGTTTTGGCTCATGAGTTGGGCCTTGCTCATCTTTGAGAGTCCATTAGTTTTAGATTGTAATACTTGTAATAATTTAGACCTCAACAGTGTGTGATCAAAAATAGGAAATTAGAATAAATTGTTTGATTTAAATGGAAAGAAATTAATGTATtgctaaaatttaataataattatgacaaaaatgtttataataattaggaaattaatgtattgctaaaattttattgtaattaggaaatataattgtgacaaaaatgtttgtaataaaatatatttaatgttTGATAGTAAACATGACAAAAATGGTTATtaacattaaataatatattaaatcaCTCTTAAATGAATTACTTATGAATACTTCACTCATAAATGaatgattattttcttttaaaaaacaatgAATGGTTATTTATTGTTGAcacatagaatttttttttttgacaggcAACAATATCATagcaaataaatgaatattataCCAAATAGATGAAAGAAatcattgttaaaaaaaaaaaaaaaaaaaaacaaacagacGAAAGAAGTTACAGAATATGATGTGTCATTACGCATTAATCAAAGTTAACATTTTGTGTATCCACCAGTTTTAAGAATTCATGAATGCGTACAATATCAATTGTACATATTTGGCACAAATGTAATCCTCTAGTTACCTTTTTTACAACATAGATTGGTCTATAACTGTTTCTCTCACTTTTCAGCACTGCAAAATTTTCCAGCGCCTGCTTAGCAGTTATCGCGAGAACTTCCAGTCATGCAAAAACCCAGTAGCGGTAAAATTTCTTTCATagtttcttggatttttttaatttaattttattttttatattttattttattgaattgcTTCCTTCACATTTGATGCGAAGCTCAGTTacaaagttttgattttttttgcttgttcTAGTGCTTAGAATGAGCGTAGTCTTGTGAATtcttgatgggttttttttttttttggataatattTATTGCTTTGGGAACAATTGGCTTCAGTGTGTCAATAGTGGGATTCTCGTTTTGCTCATATTTGGGTGTCAGAATTTGCTCATATTCTCGTGTCAATAGCTTCAGAATGTTTAGAATTCTGAACTTTATGTGGGTTTCAGAAAAGTTTGGTTTGATAATTGAAAGTTAGGTTCTTTCATGCAAAGAGCTGTCTCAGAGGTGTTTCGATTTTGAAGTTCATAGTTCATGTTTAGTTTGATGTGCTTCCATTTggcaaaatgaaaaatattttttgtgaagaacaaatttttaattcataatttcGTTTTTTCTAACACTGTAGGGTCTTTTATACTCCCTGTGAATCAAGTTCCCTTGATGGAATATATTTcgtagattttaattttttcagttTGGAATATTCTATGTAAGGTATACCGTATACCATGATGCAGGATTAACTTCTTTTGGATATTGATGTTGACACGTTGTGGTGCTGTCGATTTTGGTGAGTCATAGTTACATAAAATTATAGATTGAATTTTACCTATTCTATGAGACACATGAACGGATTGAGAAAACCAATACATATATGAACTGTGATGTTAAGACTTAGATGTCGAATTGCATCAAAAGAATGTGTAATtgactgctttttttttttttttttttactgatgTTATAATGTTTGATCATAAGAAATCAGTGTTGTCATAGGAAATCACATTTTTTAAAGCATCTATGTAGCCCCCTGAATTATTCATCTTTAGTTTGGTGCTTCAAGTCATCATTCCACCCTTTCGAGTGTATGCCTAATGAATAATGACTCTCATAGGAGCAAGGATGGATGTTGTTGCAATAGCAAAGGGAGACAAACTCATATTGAGGGGGTTGAAGTTCCATGGGTATCATGGGGTGAAGCCAGAGGAAAGGACGCTGGGTCAGAAGTTCTTGGTGGATGTTGATACCTGGTTGGACCTTCGGCAGGCTGGTAAATCTGATTGCTTGTCAGATACTATTAGTTATACTGATATTTACCGGTACGCCATAATTTTACACCTCTTATAATACCTTGAACCGTGACTTGTCATAGATTACAtgtcttctctcttttttattttttatatttttttttatatataaattttctttgattggAAGAATTcatcttaatttttataatttattgaaatcAACTTCTTAATGATTCCCActaaatgtaaatttttatgGCAACTGCAATAATAAGGCTGAGATAGTATATGATtagaaaatattaacaaaacTAACCTGCATAATATAGGTAGTTTAATAGATAATAGTAATCGTAACTTATGATGAATCTTATCATTCTATGAGCTATCTTTATGTAATGTGTTACGCCTCAAACCCAAAAGGATCcaaaatatgagaaaatgaaCTACCAAGAGAAACTGTAGgggattttttttcatcaaagcAAAAACCCTCAATTGTAttggaattttaatttacaGGCGCATTGGGTGTGTAGTTTTCCATGTACTAAACCTTTAATTGATTTGGGGTGTGACATTATGCATGCTCTGTTTGATACAAGATCACATTTGATAGTTTGAATTGGTTAAATGCAGGATTGTTGAAGAAATTGTGGAAGGGCCTGCTCAAAATCTTCTAGAGTCAGTGGCTCAACGCATTGCGTCTACCACTTTTATGAAGCACCCCCAGATCTCTGCTGTTCGTGTGAAAGTTGGAAAGCCTCATGTTGCTATTCCTGGTTCTTTTGACTACTTGGGTGTTGAGATTCTCAGATACAGAAGTGTAGATGCATCAAACTGAACTCATTATTTATACACATTTTCGCTTTGTCCCCCCACCCCTTTTTTGAGACCTGAAAAAAATAGAGGGGGATGTTGCATGTGTTGCTTGTAATTTCTTGCCCGAGTTTGAATTGGTGCTAGCAATTGATTTATGAGGTTGCGGTTCTTTCTTAGTGCTTAcctaaattttatgtattttctttcattctttgtttACTTGGACTCCACCTTGGAATTTATCCAGTCCCTTGTCTAGCAGTTCCTGGCACTAACTTTTGGATCAGTTTTCTATAAGAGATAATATGTACTTGGGATTGGGAAATGTATCTAGTTTTTAATGGGATTGCGCTTTACATGAATGAAAGTTGGTATTGTATTGGTATGCAGTTAATTATAACTCATTatccaattataaaaataaaaaaaacgttGAAAAGATGCTCATTTAAGATTGgcaaaatatgttaaaaaaccTTTTAGCTCAATGACATCGTTTAGTCTTCTTCAAGGAGAGAATCAAGTCCAAATCTCCCTCCcgaatgggaaaaaaaaaatgattgccGAAATATGTTAACTGTCTAGACTTAATTGTGCCGTAGAAAGATAACCAATGATGCATTATGAGAAATTTGTAGGCAGGAGGAGGATGCAGTGGTTCATAACCTGTGGAGGTGTCCATGGGCTCAAGATGTTTGTCCAGGCTGTTCTAGGAAGCTTCAGAGGATGAGCCCCAATATTGATAGCTTTTCAGTTTAGCACAACCTTGCTTGTATAGAATGTGTAATTGCTAATATAGTAATAtgataggttttttttaaacaaaaaaaaattgtatacatgTGTCAATATTATAAAGTCGTGTGAAAAGAGATCTATACAAAAAATAGTCTACTATATGAACAATTATAATTCGAATAATAGCCATATAAGATATAATAAGAGTCACATTGAAGCATTTTTAAACTTCCAAGCACTAAACTGGAACAAAGGATTAAATTGAAGTCTTCTATTATTTATAGTTTAAGGACCACAATCGTGTTTCGTACAATTCCCTTAAGAGTTATCACAGCTTTCATGTGATACCCAATTGCAATTTCAGCCAAGCATGATGGACTCTGTCAACTGGTATCCAATTATTGGTTTACACGACCGAGAACTGTATTAGCATAAGCAACTGAAAAAGAGAGTTAAAAACTCAGTAGTATCAAAGAGCTTGGAGGATTTAAACTTTCATTCTTGAAACAggacacaaataaataaataaatatttcaatGTAAATATTATCTGACTGCAAAAAGTCTGCTTCAACACTTCTACAATACAATTTCCACTGAAATGCAGACATAGGAAGACTCTTCTCTCAACACTTCTACAGAACTTTCTTTTAGATTGTGGCACATGTTAGTAAAGCTGGTTCATGTAGCCGTACCACTTGATTCATGACTGTTG
This genomic stretch from Castanea sativa cultivar Marrone di Chiusa Pesio chromosome 9, ASM4071231v1 harbors:
- the LOC142609884 gene encoding dihydroneopterin aldolase 2-like isoform X2; translation: MQKPSSGARMDVVAIAKGDKLILRGLKFHGYHGVKPEERTLGQKFLVDVDTWLDLRQAGKSDCLSDTISYTDIYRIVEEIVEGPAQNLLESVAQRIASTTFMKHPQISAVRVKVGKPHVAIPGSFDYLGVEILRYRSVDASN
- the LOC142609884 gene encoding dihydroneopterin aldolase 2-like isoform X1, with amino-acid sequence MLTRCGAVDFGARMDVVAIAKGDKLILRGLKFHGYHGVKPEERTLGQKFLVDVDTWLDLRQAGKSDCLSDTISYTDIYRIVEEIVEGPAQNLLESVAQRIASTTFMKHPQISAVRVKVGKPHVAIPGSFDYLGVEILRYRSVDASN